A genomic segment from Peribacillus sp. ACCC06369 encodes:
- a CDS encoding mannitol-1-phosphate 5-dehydrogenase, translated as MKQAVHFGAGNIGRGFIGALFSQSGYHVTFVDIAEQIIDQLNVKKQYQVKLATDQQESVTVKNVSGLNSLKQEEEIIKAISEATYLTTAIGPNILPHIAPLIAKGLASRVKETDEKLYVIACENQISATDLLEGYILENMDQETKENLAGKVFFFNSAVDRIVPLQNNEGSLDVLVEPYYEWVVETNESIPAVEGMTIVKELAPFIERKLFTVNTGHAVIAYLGYLKNNKSTIDQSLEDEGIVEQVKKTLGETGEYLIKQYGLDADEHKQYIEKIINRFKNSYLNDSVNRVGRSPLRKLGPNDRLVRPAVEAKKAGLSYTNLAKAIAAALLFDFNEDEEALKLQTMIKENGVANALNEVSGLDENSEITKIVINHYNELKK; from the coding sequence ATGAAACAAGCAGTACATTTTGGAGCAGGGAACATTGGAAGAGGATTTATCGGAGCACTCTTTTCACAATCTGGATATCATGTGACATTTGTAGATATAGCTGAACAAATCATCGATCAGTTAAATGTTAAAAAACAATATCAAGTCAAATTGGCAACTGATCAACAAGAATCGGTCACTGTAAAAAATGTTTCAGGTTTAAACAGCTTAAAGCAGGAAGAGGAAATCATTAAGGCAATATCAGAGGCAACCTACCTTACCACTGCAATCGGTCCGAATATTTTGCCTCATATCGCTCCTTTAATTGCAAAAGGGTTAGCTTCAAGAGTGAAGGAAACCGATGAAAAACTATATGTGATTGCTTGTGAAAACCAAATATCGGCAACAGACCTTTTAGAAGGGTACATTCTCGAAAACATGGATCAAGAAACGAAGGAAAACCTAGCTGGAAAAGTATTCTTCTTTAATTCAGCTGTCGACCGGATCGTTCCTTTACAAAATAACGAGGGATCACTAGATGTATTGGTGGAACCTTATTATGAATGGGTCGTTGAAACGAATGAAAGCATTCCTGCCGTCGAGGGGATGACCATTGTAAAAGAACTAGCTCCGTTCATTGAGAGAAAACTGTTTACCGTTAATACAGGACATGCCGTCATTGCTTACCTAGGTTATCTCAAAAATAACAAATCGACGATTGACCAGTCTTTGGAAGACGAAGGCATTGTAGAGCAAGTCAAGAAAACCTTAGGGGAAACGGGAGAATATTTAATAAAGCAATACGGGTTGGACGCAGATGAGCATAAGCAGTATATCGAAAAAATCATTAATCGATTTAAAAATTCCTACCTAAATGACTCAGTGAATAGAGTGGGCCGTTCACCGCTTCGTAAGCTCGGGCCGAACGACCGACTCGTCCGTCCTGCCGTAGAAGCTAAGAAAGCCGGTCTTTCCTATACTAATCTGGCGAAGGCGATAGCAGCCGCTTTACTCTTTGATTTTAATGAAGATGAAGAAGCGCTTAAACTGCAAACGATGATCAAAGAAAATGGTGTAGCTAACGCACTTAATGAGGTTAGCGGATTGGACGAAAATAGCGAAATAACCAAAATAGTTATCAATCATTACAACGAATTGAAAAAATAA
- a CDS encoding BglG family transcription antiterminator encodes MYITSREKSIIELIIKTSGKHSAISIATQLNVSVRTVQRDLKSIEKILQSFELHLTRNTHEGLSIDGKNQQVFRLVQHLMGNHPIDQTPQERKLHLLLALLQEESYKTQALAGDLGISITTLTTYLDELTEWLRNFNIVVTRKRGVGIELAGTEENKRKAQAAYFLHFFNEELIESLFLLQEGKFPEAKILDYFDPEYLLAIDGVLNSTFNSVHSRLADSGYIGLIVHIYVTLQRNEGQFLLEKDFKKISELSDENNLMNKIGKELSAMLEVSFTIDDISYLAAILKGSKLHAADAVPYDSVVLGQLIRNLIKDVSAQLQIDLTKDFPLYQGLLAHMEPSLFRIKQEMGLYNPLTEDIKRKYPVLFLAVKTSLEKGFKEIKDFPEDEIAFIVLHFGSALVLREEEISIRALIVCPTGIGTSKMLASRIKKEIMEIQTVEIKTIKDIQQQGSLNNYDVIISTVRLPYIDMDYILVSPLLSEENILNIRNYLRKNIENFTKNKRYGSHTGHKDSQPKKEDGELKEVLQELKDVQQSIESITDNLRFYRFPHMKGHPRIIEEMVRLAEKEELLIGADDVIRSLNEREKKGGLGIPGTGMGLFHTRHKNVKELIFQVAHLEDYCLVKGMDGNEVHMKNLLLMLAPEELSVKQQEIVSLISSSLIESNESIMIFSSTDEEMISRRLEAIFLDYLYTNLIKG; translated from the coding sequence ATGTATATTACTTCAAGGGAAAAATCAATCATAGAATTGATCATAAAAACTTCAGGGAAACATTCAGCCATATCCATTGCGACACAACTGAATGTTAGTGTACGGACGGTTCAACGTGATCTGAAGTCCATAGAAAAAATCCTGCAATCTTTTGAATTGCATTTAACACGCAATACGCATGAAGGGCTGTCCATCGATGGAAAGAATCAACAAGTCTTTCGGCTAGTACAGCACTTGATGGGTAATCATCCGATCGATCAAACGCCACAAGAACGAAAGTTGCATCTCCTTTTAGCTTTACTGCAGGAGGAATCATATAAAACTCAAGCACTTGCGGGGGATCTAGGTATAAGCATAACCACTCTTACCACCTATTTAGACGAACTGACCGAGTGGTTAAGAAATTTTAATATCGTGGTTACCAGAAAAAGGGGAGTCGGAATTGAGCTTGCCGGAACTGAAGAAAATAAACGGAAAGCCCAGGCCGCCTATTTCTTGCACTTCTTTAATGAAGAGCTGATTGAAAGTTTATTTTTGTTGCAAGAAGGAAAATTTCCAGAAGCGAAAATCCTCGACTATTTCGATCCCGAATATCTTCTGGCTATTGATGGGGTGCTGAACTCGACTTTTAATAGTGTCCATTCGCGGTTGGCGGATAGCGGGTATATAGGGTTGATTGTACATATTTATGTAACCCTGCAAAGGAATGAAGGCCAATTTCTTTTGGAGAAGGACTTCAAGAAAATAAGCGAACTCTCGGATGAAAATAATCTCATGAATAAAATAGGCAAGGAACTCAGTGCCATGCTGGAAGTCTCTTTTACCATCGATGATATTAGCTACCTTGCGGCCATCCTTAAAGGTTCCAAGCTTCATGCGGCGGATGCCGTTCCCTATGACAGTGTGGTGCTGGGCCAGCTGATAAGGAACTTGATAAAAGATGTTTCTGCTCAACTGCAAATCGATTTGACCAAGGATTTCCCATTGTATCAAGGGCTCCTTGCCCATATGGAACCATCGCTCTTCCGGATCAAACAGGAAATGGGATTGTATAATCCCTTAACGGAAGATATTAAACGAAAGTATCCGGTTCTCTTTTTAGCAGTGAAGACCAGTCTGGAAAAGGGATTCAAAGAAATCAAAGATTTTCCTGAAGATGAAATAGCCTTCATCGTCCTTCATTTCGGATCTGCCTTAGTGTTGCGGGAGGAAGAAATATCAATAAGGGCACTCATCGTTTGTCCGACAGGTATAGGCACGTCGAAGATGCTTGCAAGCCGGATCAAAAAAGAAATCATGGAAATCCAGACTGTAGAAATCAAGACGATCAAGGATATCCAGCAGCAGGGCAGCCTGAATAACTATGATGTGATCATTTCTACCGTTCGGCTTCCATATATCGATATGGATTATATCCTCGTATCCCCTCTTTTGAGTGAAGAGAATATATTGAACATCAGGAATTATTTAAGGAAGAATATTGAAAACTTCACGAAGAATAAGCGTTATGGCAGTCATACTGGCCATAAGGATTCCCAGCCGAAAAAAGAGGATGGCGAATTGAAAGAAGTGCTGCAGGAATTGAAAGATGTCCAGCAGAGCATCGAGTCGATCACGGATAACTTACGGTTTTATCGGTTTCCGCACATGAAAGGACATCCGCGGATCATCGAAGAAATGGTCAGGCTGGCTGAAAAGGAAGAATTGCTAATTGGTGCGGATGATGTGATCCGATCACTGAACGAGCGGGAAAAAAAAGGCGGATTAGGCATTCCTGGCACTGGAATGGGCCTATTTCATACCAGACATAAGAATGTGAAAGAGCTGATATTCCAGGTCGCCCACTTGGAGGATTATTGTCTGGTAAAAGGTATGGATGGAAATGAAGTCCATATGAAAAATTTGCTGCTGATGCTGGCGCCTGAAGAATTGAGTGTGAAGCAGCAGGAAATCGTCAGCTTAATAAGTTCAAGCTTAATTGAAAGTAATGAATCCATCATGATTTTTTCATCTACGGACGAAGAAATGATCAGCAGAAGACTGGAAGCCATATTTTTGGACTATTTATATACTAACTTGATAAAGGGATGA
- a CDS encoding PTS mannitol transporter subunit IICBA, which yields MAHFNIKVAVQKFGNFLSSMVMPNISAFIAWGLITALFIPSGFLPNESLAKMVTPMVTFLLPLLIGYTGGKLIHDHRGGVVGAIATMGVIVGSDIPMFLGAMIMGPFGGYAIKKFDQLIEGKIKAGFEMLVNNFSAGILGGLLSILSFLAIGPAVDVFTGWLVAGVDWLVGTGLLPLTSILIEPAKVLFLNNAINHGVLSPIGVEQVKQTGASILFLLESNPGPGIGVLLAYCFFGKGTAKKSAPGAAIIHFFGGIHEIYFPYILMKPMLFLAVILGGMSGVFTLVLLGGGLFAPASPGSILAITAVTPHNAGAYVANFAGVIVAALVSFIVGAFILKTGKQSEENIEDAAKKMQEMKGKKSSVADVFASDPGTMPTNVSKIIFACDAGMGSSAMGASLLRKKVKEAGLNIAVTNTAISNIPADAQIVITQEELTPRAQNKVPNAYHVSVDNFLSSPEYDALLARLQDDGTDELHEIVEDAEEKVPGVREHSIEPGINEDEQDDNELLREENVFLNQQFANKEEAIRFAGRALFNAGYVKESYIEAMIARDELTSTYMGNDVAIPHGTEEAKKDVLKSGFTVLQIPDGVDFDGQKARMIFGIAGKDGTHLEILSGIAVTCSEMENIEKMVKATSARELMDIINVGNN from the coding sequence ATGGCTCATTTTAATATAAAGGTTGCCGTTCAGAAGTTCGGTAACTTTCTAAGTTCAATGGTCATGCCGAATATATCAGCTTTCATAGCATGGGGGTTAATCACTGCCCTATTCATTCCATCGGGTTTCCTGCCAAATGAAAGCCTTGCCAAAATGGTTACACCAATGGTCACGTTTTTACTGCCGCTTTTAATTGGTTATACGGGCGGTAAGCTAATCCATGACCATAGAGGTGGAGTAGTTGGTGCCATTGCGACAATGGGTGTCATCGTTGGATCTGACATCCCGATGTTCCTTGGCGCAATGATAATGGGACCGTTCGGCGGTTATGCCATCAAGAAATTCGATCAACTGATTGAAGGGAAAATAAAAGCCGGCTTCGAAATGCTTGTTAATAATTTCTCGGCGGGGATACTTGGCGGCTTATTGTCCATTCTATCCTTCCTGGCCATCGGGCCTGCTGTGGATGTATTTACAGGCTGGCTTGTAGCAGGAGTCGATTGGCTTGTCGGTACAGGTTTACTGCCGTTGACAAGCATCTTGATCGAGCCTGCCAAGGTATTGTTCTTGAACAATGCCATTAATCATGGTGTACTATCACCAATCGGTGTAGAGCAAGTTAAACAAACAGGGGCTTCAATCCTGTTCCTTCTGGAATCTAATCCTGGACCAGGTATCGGCGTATTGCTTGCCTATTGCTTTTTTGGAAAGGGAACGGCGAAGAAATCGGCGCCAGGAGCAGCCATCATTCATTTCTTCGGTGGGATCCATGAAATTTATTTCCCTTATATCCTAATGAAACCGATGTTATTTTTAGCCGTCATTCTTGGAGGCATGAGTGGAGTTTTCACATTGGTCCTACTAGGCGGAGGATTGTTCGCTCCAGCTTCTCCAGGCAGCATACTTGCCATTACAGCAGTAACTCCGCATAATGCGGGCGCATATGTTGCTAACTTTGCAGGCGTGATCGTAGCGGCCCTTGTTTCATTCATCGTCGGTGCATTCATCTTGAAAACAGGAAAGCAATCCGAAGAGAATATTGAAGATGCCGCGAAAAAAATGCAAGAAATGAAAGGCAAGAAAAGCTCTGTAGCCGATGTATTCGCTTCAGATCCGGGAACGATGCCAACAAACGTCAGCAAAATAATATTTGCCTGCGATGCTGGGATGGGATCAAGTGCGATGGGGGCTTCGCTGCTTCGCAAGAAGGTGAAGGAAGCCGGATTGAATATCGCGGTTACAAATACGGCGATCTCAAACATTCCTGCTGATGCACAAATAGTCATTACACAGGAAGAGTTAACTCCAAGGGCACAGAATAAAGTTCCGAATGCTTATCATGTATCTGTCGATAATTTCTTATCGAGCCCTGAATACGATGCATTGCTTGCACGGCTTCAGGATGACGGTACCGATGAGCTTCATGAAATCGTCGAAGATGCCGAAGAGAAAGTTCCCGGTGTTCGTGAGCATTCAATCGAGCCTGGCATCAACGAAGATGAACAGGATGATAATGAATTGCTTCGCGAAGAAAATGTTTTCCTTAATCAACAATTTGCCAATAAAGAAGAAGCGATCCGCTTTGCGGGAAGGGCTTTGTTCAATGCAGGCTACGTGAAGGAAAGCTATATTGAGGCAATGATTGCCCGCGATGAATTGACTTCAACTTATATGGGCAATGATGTAGCCATCCCGCACGGAACCGAGGAAGCGAAGAAAGATGTCCTTAAATCTGGATTTACCGTTTTACAGATTCCTGATGGTGTCGACTTTGACGGCCAAAAGGCACGAATGATATTCGGCATTGCCGGTAAGGATGGAACACATCTTGAAATTCTATCTGGCATAGCAGTTACCTGCTCTGAAATGGAGAATATTGAAAAGATGGTTAAAGCCACATCAGCCAGGGAATTGATGGATATCATAAACGTCGGAAATAATTAA